A region from the Mucilaginibacter sp. CSA2-8R genome encodes:
- the kdpF gene encoding K(+)-transporting ATPase subunit F has translation MLALFIISLAVFVYMVYVLLKPEKF, from the coding sequence ATGTTAGCGTTATTTATTATCTCTCTGGCAGTGTTTGTATACATGGTATACGTACTGCTTAAACCCGAAAAATTCTAA